From Nicotiana tabacum cultivar K326 chromosome 20, ASM71507v2, whole genome shotgun sequence, one genomic window encodes:
- the LOC107809362 gene encoding TORTIFOLIA1-like protein 4 produces MALQRQPSDLKNRVNTCLNRLSDRDTLTVATNELESIARNLNSEGFGAFLTCISNTDSSDKSPVRRQCVRLIGVLSASHGDALSPHLGKMLSSVLRRLRDPDSAVRSACVEAVSSIASEITQPPFSSILKPLIDAIMHEQDNNSQIGASLCLAAAIEASPDPEPAELKKLLLKLLKLVKNDSFKAKSALLSLIGSIVSVGGASSKNVLNSLVPITVEFLSSDDWTVRKAAAKTLGRLAVAERELLSELKAFCITSLDNRRFDKVKVVREMMNRALEWWKEVASTSDDGSQSKFAPKDCGSGACSPTPSKSSSDTARETPHRKKATRPSKSPASSSSSSITSQKNNSIRFRLTKSNVISSCKLDLRKSPDAKLKRTVSLASSLEVDDEDEQKSQNPRVQESADTVSCSSSNSEVKSTLFNKPPDGKFHRYGNSRSSSRVVPLCEDYNYNMDVPDGNINEDALLSHKEYENFCSISKQLVQIENQQSSLLNLLQGFIGSSRNGMSSLEKRVNGLERLLDEMQHDLGITTGRISNTDFTGSTCFMLPRAEFLSPKFWRSSEGQNSISRISFSTGSQNTTMYSQPETDATTKMLNQENLMGQKQNKNLSSLNHMGVTQNERNLSLHSNSNRRKERIARDGESAGFCHVGRLTGASFANCIQQQT; encoded by the exons ATGGCGCTGCAGAGACAGCCTAGTGATCTCAAAAACAGAGTCAATACTTGCCTCAATAGATTATCCGACCGTGATACTCTCACTGTTGCGACGAATGAGCTTGAGTCAATAGCTCGAAATCTTAACAGCGAAGGTTTTGGTGCATTTTTAACTTGTATTTCGAACACGGACTCTTCCGATAAATCTCCGGTGCGCCGGCAATGTGTTCGGCTTATCGGCGTACTCTCGGCTTCTCACGGCGACGCGCTTTCGCCGCATCTCGGGAAAATGCTTTCCTCTGTCCTCCGGCGACTTCGTGACCCTGACTCTGCAGTTCGCTCGGCCTGTGTAGAAGCTGTTTCGTCAATTGCGTCGGAAATTACTCAACCTCCGTTTTCGTCTATTTTGAAGCCGTTAATAGACGCTATTATGCACGAACAGGATAATAACTCGCAGATCGGAGCTTCGCTGTGCCTCGCGGCAGCAATTGAAGCATCACCTGATCCGGAGCCGGCAGAGCTGAAGAAACTGCTGCTGAAGCTCTTGAAATTGGTGAAGAACGATAGCTTTAAAGCGAAATCAGCGTTGCTGTCGCTCATTGGTAGTATTGTGAGTGTTGGTGGTGCTTCGAGTAAAAATGTGTTGAATAGCTTGGTTCCGATTACCGTTGAGTTTCTGAGTAGTGATGATTGGACTGTGCGGAAAGCCGCGGCGAAGACATTAGGAAGATTGGCTGTGGCCGAGAGAGAGTTGTTATCAGAGTTGAAGGCTTTCTGCATCACGTCATTGGACAACAGAAGATTCGATAAG GTGAAGGTTGTGAGAGAGATGATGAATCGGGCGTTAGAATGGTGGAAGGAGGTTGCAAGTACTTCAGATGATGGATCACAATCCAAGTTTGCACCAAAAG ATTGTGGTAGTGGTGCCTGTTCTCCAACCCCTTCCAAAAGTTCAAGTGATACAGCCAGAGAGACCCCTCATCGGAAGAAAGCAACCCGCCCAAGCAAGTCACCTGCATCCAGTAGTTCTTCCTCTATCACCTCCCAGAAGAACAATTCTATTAGGTTCCGCCTCACAAAATCAAATGTCATAAGCTCCTGTAAGCTGGATTTAAGAAAATCCCCTGATGCAAAATTGAAACGGACTGTTTCCCTGGCTTCTTCATTGGAGGTGGATGATGAAGATGAACAGAAGAGTCAAAATCCTAGAGTTCAAGAGTCAGCAGATACAGTTAGTTGTAGCAGTTCAAACTCAGAAGTAAAGTCAACTCTATTTAACAAACCTCCTGATGGAAAGTTCCATAGGTATGGTAATTCACGGTCAAGTTCTCGGGTTGTTCCACTGTGTGAGGATTACAATTATAATATGGATGTACCTGATGGAAATATCAATGAAGATGCACTCCTGAGTCATAAAGAGTATGAAAATTTCTGTTCTATAAGCAAACAGCTTGTTCAGATTGAAAACCAACAGTCCAGTTTGTTGAACCTCCTCCAG GGATTTATCGGCAGCTCACGAAATGGAATGAGTTCATTAGAGAAACGTGTAAATGGTTTGGAGAGATTACTTGATGAAATGCAGCACGATTTGGGAATAACAACAGGGAGGATTTCAAATACCGATTTTACAGGAAGTACATGTTTCATGCTCCCTCGTGCAGAATTTTTGAGTCCTAAATTTTGGAGAAGTTCAGAAGGGCAAAACTCAATTTCAAGAATATCTTTCTCCACTGGAAGCCAGAATACCACCATGTATAGTCAGCCAGAAACAGATGCTACCACCAAGATGTTGAACCAGGAAAATTTGATGGGCCAAAAGCAGAATAAGAATTTATCTTCTCTGAACCATATGGGTGTCACTCAGAACGAACGCAACTTATCATTACATTCCAACTCCaatagaagaaaagagagaatagCTCGAGATGGTGAAAGTGCAGGTTTTTGTCATGTTGGTAGGCTTACCGGGGCTTCATTTGCAAATTGCATACAGCAGCAAACTTGA